One window of Flavobacteriales bacterium genomic DNA carries:
- the rplL gene encoding 50S ribosomal protein L7/L12, with the protein MADIKNLGDQLVGLTVKEVNELAQYLKDEYKIEPAAAAVAMAAPVAGGGADAAEAQTSFDVILKSGGQSKLAVVKLVKELTGLGLKEAKDLVDGAPKPVKEGVSKEDAENLKQQLTEAGAEVEVK; encoded by the coding sequence ATGGCAGACATCAAGAACCTGGGCGACCAGCTCGTAGGGCTCACCGTGAAAGAGGTGAACGAATTGGCCCAGTACCTGAAAGACGAATACAAGATCGAACCGGCAGCTGCCGCAGTAGCAATGGCCGCCCCCGTCGCCGGTGGTGGCGCTGATGCCGCCGAGGCACAGACCAGCTTCGACGTGATCCTCAAGTCCGGTGGACAGAGCAAGCTCGCCGTGGTGAAACTGGTGAAAGAACTCACCGGTCTCGGACTGAAGGAGGCAAAGGACCTCGTGGACGGTGCCCCGAAGCCTGTGAAGGAAGGGGTGTCCAAAGAGGACGCCGAGAACCTGAAACAGCAACTGACGGAAGCCGGGGCCGAAGTTGAGGTCAAATAA
- a CDS encoding 50S ribosomal protein L10: protein MATRAEKDQAITELIGEIESTNVLYLTDASSMDAESTSKLRRACHKGGIRMKVVKNTLLRKAMEGVEGKDYSELYPTIVGQTAVLFAEKGNAPAKLIKDFRQKKGTRPALKSAWIDEAVFIGDDQLVMLSELKGREELIGEIIGLLQSPMKNVISALQGSGGHKIAGLVKALQEKAA from the coding sequence ATGGCAACCCGCGCAGAAAAAGACCAAGCCATCACCGAGCTGATCGGTGAGATCGAAAGCACCAACGTGCTCTACCTCACCGACGCCAGTTCCATGGACGCCGAGAGCACCAGCAAACTCCGTCGTGCCTGCCATAAGGGCGGCATCCGGATGAAGGTGGTGAAGAACACCCTCCTTCGCAAAGCGATGGAGGGCGTGGAAGGGAAGGACTACAGCGAGCTGTATCCCACCATCGTCGGCCAAACGGCCGTCCTCTTCGCCGAGAAGGGCAACGCTCCGGCCAAGCTCATCAAGGATTTCCGCCAAAAGAAGGGTACACGCCCGGCGTTGAAGAGCGCCTGGATCGACGAGGCGGTGTTCATCGGTGACGACCAGTTGGTGATGCTCAGCGAGCTGAAGGGCCGCGAAGAGCTCATCGGCGAGATCATCGGCCTGCTGCAAAGCCCGATGAAGAACGTCATCAGCGCCCTCCAAGGCAGCGGCGGGCACAAGATCGCCGGCCTGGTAAAGGCATTACAAGAAAAAGCCGCCTAA
- a CDS encoding 50S ribosomal protein L1: MPQLTKKRKVAAGKIDATKAYDLQEATALVKETSTTKFDATVDIAVRLGVDPKKSTEMVRGTVSLPHGTGRTVRVLVLADPAKCEEAVAAGADMAGLDEYVEKIKNGWTDVDVIICTPNVMAKVGALGRILGPRGLMPNPKTGTVTMDVAKATQEVKAGKIDFKVDKAGIIHAVIGKVSFDAAKLTENANELLQTLMKLKPSTAKGAYVESIFISSTMGPGIKVDTRVVG; encoded by the coding sequence ATGCCACAACTGACCAAGAAAAGAAAGGTTGCCGCCGGTAAGATCGACGCGACCAAGGCTTACGACCTGCAAGAGGCCACCGCCCTTGTAAAGGAAACCAGCACCACCAAGTTTGACGCCACGGTGGACATCGCCGTGCGCCTCGGAGTGGACCCCAAGAAGAGCACCGAGATGGTGCGCGGAACCGTGAGCCTGCCTCATGGTACCGGCCGGACCGTGCGCGTTCTGGTGCTGGCCGACCCCGCCAAGTGCGAGGAGGCCGTCGCCGCCGGTGCCGACATGGCCGGGCTGGACGAGTACGTGGAAAAGATCAAGAACGGTTGGACGGACGTGGATGTGATCATCTGCACCCCCAACGTGATGGCCAAAGTGGGTGCACTGGGACGTATCCTCGGCCCCCGCGGCCTGATGCCGAACCCCAAGACGGGCACCGTGACCATGGACGTGGCCAAAGCCACCCAGGAGGTGAAGGCCGGTAAGATCGACTTCAAGGTGGACAAGGCCGGCATCATCCACGCGGTGATCGGCAAGGTCTCCTTCGATGCGGCCAAGCTGACCGAGAACGCCAATGAACTGCTGCAGACGTTGATGAAGCTCAAGCCGAGCACCGCAAAAGGTGCTTATGTCGAGAGCATCTTCATCAGCAGCACGATGGGCCCAGGTATTAAAGTAGACACTCGCGTAGTGGGATAA
- the rplK gene encoding 50S ribosomal protein L11, translating into MAKEITGLVKLQVKGGAANPAPPIGPALGAKGVNIMEFCKQFNGRTQDKAGKVLPVVITVYADKSFDFIIKTPPAAVQLMDHAKAKKGSGVPQTNKVGSVTWEQVKLIAEDKMADLNCFSVESAMSMVAGTARSMGITVSGESPISK; encoded by the coding sequence ATGGCCAAGGAAATAACGGGGCTGGTGAAGCTCCAAGTAAAAGGAGGGGCGGCGAACCCGGCCCCCCCGATCGGTCCCGCGCTCGGCGCGAAGGGCGTGAACATCATGGAGTTCTGCAAGCAGTTCAACGGGCGCACGCAGGACAAGGCTGGCAAGGTGCTACCGGTGGTGATCACGGTCTACGCTGATAAGAGCTTCGACTTCATCATCAAGACCCCGCCCGCAGCGGTGCAACTGATGGACCACGCCAAGGCCAAGAAGGGCAGCGGCGTGCCCCAGACCAACAAGGTGGGCAGCGTCACTTGGGAGCAGGTGAAGTTGATCGCCGAGGACAAGATGGCCGACCTCAACTGCTTCTCCGTAGAGAGCGCCATGAGCATGGTGGCCGGCACCGCCCGTTCCATGGGCATCACCGTATCCGGCGAAAGCCCGATCAGCAAATAA
- the nusG gene encoding transcription termination/antitermination factor NusG, which produces MAVTTTKKWYVLRAISGKEKKVKELIDTEIRRSNLGSYIAQVLIPMEKFYQIRDGKKVSKERNFFPGYVLLEADLTGETAHTLKQMTNVIGFLGAEKGGDPVPLRQSEVNRILGTVDELADADESPYNPYHVGEGVKVIDGPFNGFNGIIEEINEEKKKLKVMVKIFGRRTPLELSFMQVEKEV; this is translated from the coding sequence ATGGCCGTCACCACCACCAAGAAATGGTACGTGCTCCGCGCCATCAGCGGGAAGGAGAAGAAGGTGAAGGAACTCATCGATACGGAGATCCGCCGTTCCAACTTGGGCAGCTACATCGCCCAAGTGCTCATCCCCATGGAGAAGTTTTACCAGATCCGTGATGGCAAAAAGGTCAGCAAGGAAAGGAACTTCTTCCCGGGCTATGTCCTGTTGGAGGCAGACCTCACAGGTGAGACAGCACACACGTTGAAGCAGATGACGAACGTGATCGGTTTTCTCGGTGCGGAGAAAGGAGGTGACCCAGTGCCCTTGCGCCAGAGCGAGGTGAACCGCATCCTTGGTACGGTGGATGAACTGGCTGATGCCGATGAGTCCCCTTACAATCCTTACCACGTGGGTGAGGGCGTGAAGGTGATCGACGGGCCGTTCAATGGCTTCAACGGCATCATCGAAGAGATCAATGAAGAGAAAAAGAAGCTGAAAGTGATGGTGAAGATCTTCGGAAGAAGGACGCCGCTGGAACTGAGCTTCATGCAGGTAGAGAAAGAGGTGTAA
- the secE gene encoding preprotein translocase subunit SecE gives MASFKTYLSESYNELVHKVSWPTWKDLQSSSILVLVSALIVSLIVFLMDFLFGVHNMGNSNFWKGILGFIYKFIGQ, from the coding sequence GTGGCAAGCTTCAAGACATACCTGAGCGAGAGCTACAACGAGCTCGTCCATAAGGTCAGTTGGCCCACTTGGAAGGATCTGCAGAGCAGCTCCATCCTCGTGCTGGTCTCCGCGCTCATCGTTTCCCTGATCGTCTTCCTGATGGACTTCCTCTTCGGGGTGCACAACATGGGCAACAGCAACTTCTGGAAAGGCATTTTAGGGTTCATCTACAAATTCATCGGACAGTAA